In one Mycobacterium heckeshornense genomic region, the following are encoded:
- a CDS encoding DNA-3-methyladenine glycosylase, with product MSAEELAVDPVSAARRLLGATLYGRGVSATIVEVEAYGGVPEGPWPDAAAHSYRGRNGRNAVMFGPPGHLYTYRSHGIHVCANVACGPDGTAAAVLLRSAVIECGIELARSRRGELARTAALARGPGNLCSALGITMADNGLDLFDPDSPITVKLNDTLDAVCGPRVGISVAADRPWRLWLPGRPEVSAYRRSPRAPAPGTSD from the coding sequence GTGAGCGCTGAGGAACTGGCGGTCGACCCGGTCAGCGCCGCGCGCCGGCTACTTGGCGCCACGCTTTACGGACGGGGTGTCAGCGCCACAATTGTCGAGGTGGAGGCCTATGGTGGGGTGCCGGAGGGCCCCTGGCCGGACGCGGCGGCACACTCCTACCGGGGACGCAACGGTCGCAATGCCGTGATGTTTGGCCCGCCCGGACACCTCTATACCTACCGGAGCCACGGGATCCATGTCTGTGCCAACGTCGCGTGCGGCCCCGACGGGACAGCCGCAGCCGTTCTGCTCAGGTCCGCGGTGATCGAGTGCGGAATCGAGCTGGCGAGGTCCCGGCGCGGCGAGCTCGCCCGAACCGCCGCGCTGGCGCGCGGGCCCGGAAACCTTTGTTCGGCTCTGGGAATCACCATGGCAGACAACGGACTTGATCTCTTCGATCCCGACAGCCCGATCACGGTAAAACTGAACGACACCCTCGACGCCGTGTGCGGTCCCCGAGTCGGCATCAGCGTGGCCGCCGACCGGCCGTGGCGGCTGTGGTTGCCGGGCCGGCCCGAGGTCTCGGCCTACCGCCGCAGCCCCCGGGCCCCCGCGCCCGGGACCAGCGATTAA
- a CDS encoding IS3 family transposase: MLKEVLSMSERLACKAVGLARSTYRRTPVAATPADPDADLRVWLRAYATKHPCHGFRRAWAALRHDEGREVNKRRSTGCGVRKDCSGGRIRRVSARVSSAPQVVADAPKVVWAIDFQFDSTIDGKAVKIASMVDEHTRESLLNIVERSITGERLVDELERVFASAGGPPLVLRMDNGPEMISQALQQFCDGTVGLSYIPPGAPWDNAYIESFNSRLRKECLNRNHWTNLLEARVVIGDFKHEHNHRHRHSALGYLTPAEYAARCSHTHTPVACEIN; encoded by the coding sequence ATGCTCAAAGAGGTGTTGAGCATGTCGGAGCGGTTGGCGTGCAAGGCGGTTGGGCTGGCTCGTTCTACCTACCGGCGCACTCCGGTCGCGGCGACCCCGGCCGACCCGGATGCCGATCTGCGGGTCTGGCTGCGCGCGTATGCCACCAAACATCCCTGCCATGGGTTTCGGCGCGCCTGGGCGGCGTTGCGCCACGATGAGGGCCGTGAGGTCAACAAAAGAAGGTCCACCGGCTGTGGCGTGAGGAAGGACTGCAGCGGCGGGCGTATTCGCCGCGTAAGCGCGCGGGTGTCGTCGGCGCCGCAGGTCGTCGCGGACGCACCCAAGGTGGTGTGGGCGATCGATTTTCAGTTCGACTCCACCATCGACGGCAAGGCTGTCAAGATCGCGTCGATGGTCGACGAGCACACTCGCGAATCGCTGCTGAACATCGTGGAGCGCTCGATTACCGGCGAGCGTCTCGTCGATGAACTCGAGCGGGTGTTCGCCTCCGCCGGTGGACCGCCGCTGGTGCTGCGCATGGACAACGGCCCGGAGATGATTTCGCAAGCGTTGCAACAGTTTTGTGACGGCACAGTCGGATTGTCCTACATTCCACCCGGAGCGCCGTGGGACAACGCCTACATCGAATCGTTCAACAGCAGGCTCAGGAAGGAGTGCCTCAACCGCAACCACTGGACCAACCTGCTGGAGGCCCGAGTAGTCATCGGTGACTTCAAGCACGAACATAATCACCGGCATCGTCACTCCGCGCTGGGCTACCTCACCCCGGCCGAGTACGCTGCCCGATGCAGCCACACCCACACCCCTGTGGCCTGCGAAATCAACTGA
- a CDS encoding Trm112 family protein: MIDETLLSILVCPADRGPLLLVDKPVGPLLYNPRLRRAYRIEDGIPVLLVDEAESVSDDEHVRLMARARPAAPR; this comes from the coding sequence ATGATCGATGAAACGCTGCTGAGCATTCTGGTCTGCCCCGCCGACCGCGGCCCACTGCTGCTGGTCGACAAACCCGTCGGCCCGCTGCTGTACAACCCGCGCCTGCGGCGCGCCTACCGTATCGAGGACGGCATCCCGGTGCTGCTGGTCGACGAGGCCGAATCGGTGAGCGACGACGAGCACGTCCGGCTCATGGCGCGGGCCAGGCCGGCAGCTCCCCGGTGA
- a CDS encoding transposase yields MGGRKRHSAEDIVRKLRRADELAAAGKTGEEIAAELEVSAATLYNWRRTYGGMDIDAARQLKELREQNARLKRLLAEAELEKDALREVAKGKF; encoded by the coding sequence ATGGGTGGTCGGAAGCGGCATTCCGCGGAGGACATCGTGCGCAAGCTGCGCCGCGCGGACGAGCTGGCCGCGGCGGGCAAGACCGGTGAGGAGATCGCCGCCGAGCTGGAGGTGTCGGCGGCGACGCTGTACAACTGGCGCCGCACCTATGGCGGGATGGATATCGATGCCGCCAGGCAGCTCAAGGAGTTGCGGGAGCAGAACGCGCGGTTGAAGCGGCTTTTGGCCGAGGCGGAGTTGGAGAAGGATGCGTTGCGGGAGGTTGCGAAGGGAAAATTCTGA
- a CDS encoding HAD-IIA family hydrolase → MTTLAQQYDCLLIDLDGTVFHGRRPTDGAVESLDKVRCRKLFITNNASRGADEVAAHLRDLGFTATGADVVTSGQTAAHLLAGQLRPGSPVLVVGTESLANEIAAVGLRPVRRWDDEPVAVVQGHSPTTGWPDLAEAALAIRAGALWVAANVDRTLPSERGLLPGNGAMVAALRAATDAQPQVAGKPAPGLMKEAVARGDFHAPLVVGDRLDTDIAGANAAGLPSLMVLTGVNSARDAVYAVPGQRPTYIAHDLRSLHHDAGELEVVPQSVWRVDASDGTLTVSATGDDNAGDGLSVVRSVARAVWDADLDGRQIRIEAADAQARDALRRWSLLSGQID, encoded by the coding sequence GTGACAACGCTTGCACAGCAGTACGATTGCCTGCTGATCGATCTGGACGGCACCGTCTTTCATGGCCGTCGGCCCACTGACGGCGCGGTCGAGTCGCTGGACAAGGTGCGTTGCCGCAAGCTGTTCATTACCAACAACGCCTCCCGCGGGGCAGACGAAGTAGCCGCCCACTTGCGCGATCTGGGCTTCACGGCAACCGGAGCGGATGTGGTCACCAGCGGCCAGACCGCCGCCCATCTGCTAGCAGGCCAGCTTCGGCCGGGTTCGCCCGTGCTGGTCGTGGGCACGGAGTCGCTGGCCAACGAGATCGCCGCAGTCGGATTACGCCCGGTGCGCCGGTGGGACGACGAGCCGGTCGCCGTCGTCCAGGGCCACTCGCCGACTACCGGCTGGCCTGATCTCGCCGAGGCAGCGCTGGCCATCAGGGCGGGTGCGCTGTGGGTCGCGGCCAATGTCGACCGCACCTTGCCTTCCGAACGAGGGCTGTTGCCGGGCAATGGCGCCATGGTCGCGGCGTTGCGGGCGGCCACCGACGCCCAACCCCAGGTGGCTGGAAAGCCAGCACCCGGGCTGATGAAAGAGGCGGTGGCGCGCGGCGATTTTCACGCCCCCTTGGTGGTCGGTGACCGTCTGGACACCGATATCGCCGGTGCCAACGCGGCCGGACTGCCCAGCCTGATGGTGCTCACCGGGGTCAATTCGGCGCGCGACGCGGTTTATGCCGTGCCGGGACAACGGCCCACCTACATCGCGCACGACCTGCGCTCATTGCACCACGACGCCGGCGAGCTCGAGGTGGTGCCGCAGTCGGTCTGGCGCGTAGACGCCAGCGACGGGACGCTGACGGTCAGCGCTACCGGCGACGACAACGCCGGGGATGGCCTGTCGGTGGTTCGTTCCGTAGCCAGGGCCGTGTGGGATGCGGATCTCGACGGGCGTCAGATCAGGATCGAGGCCGCCGACGCGCAGGCCCGTGACGCACTGAGGCGATGGTCACTGCTCAGCGGACAGATCGACTAG
- a CDS encoding TetR/AcrR family transcriptional regulator — MAGVERRRPGRPAGSSDTRERILKSARDLFARNGIHKTSIRAVAAAAGVDSALVHHYFGTKERLFAAAVRIPIDPMDIIGPLREVPVEDLGYRLPSTLLPLWDSELGAGVIATVRSLLAGSEVNLIRSFIEDVIAVEIGSRIDDPPGSGIIRIQFVASQLVGVVMARCILELEPFKSLPPEQIARTIAPNLQRYLTGELPAWPAP; from the coding sequence TTGGCCGGCGTCGAACGCCGACGGCCAGGGCGGCCGGCCGGAAGCTCAGACACCCGGGAACGAATCCTGAAGAGCGCACGAGACCTATTCGCGCGCAATGGGATTCATAAGACATCGATTCGGGCGGTGGCCGCGGCGGCGGGCGTGGATTCTGCCTTGGTGCACCACTACTTCGGGACCAAGGAACGGCTGTTCGCCGCCGCTGTCCGCATTCCGATCGACCCGATGGACATCATCGGACCGCTTCGCGAGGTGCCGGTTGAAGACCTCGGCTACCGGCTGCCGTCGACATTGTTGCCGCTGTGGGACTCCGAGCTGGGTGCGGGTGTCATCGCCACGGTGCGATCGCTGCTGGCCGGCTCGGAGGTGAATCTGATCCGGTCTTTCATCGAGGACGTGATCGCGGTCGAGATCGGAAGCCGCATCGACGATCCGCCGGGCAGCGGCATCATCCGCATCCAGTTCGTCGCATCGCAACTGGTCGGGGTGGTGATGGCGCGCTGCATCCTGGAATTGGAGCCGTTCAAATCGCTGCCGCCCGAACAGATCGCGCGCACCATCGCGCCGAACCTGCAGCGCTACCTCACCGGGGAGCTGCCGGCCTGGCCCGCGCCATGA
- a CDS encoding ABC transporter permease, with the protein MGGYAATTARILRQLAADHRSVAMILLVPVLVITLMYFMFENAPHRPGSPSPFHNACLILLGLFPLFLMFVITSITMQRERASGTLERILTTPLRRLDLLIAYGTAFSIAAATQAVLACVVSFWFLGFDTAGSPVWVFVIAIINAVLGVGLGLLCSAFARTEFQAVQFIPLVMVPQLLLAGIIVPRGLMATWLQWISNVLPASYALEALQQVGAHAELTSTAVRDMVVVLGFAITALCLAAATLRRRTP; encoded by the coding sequence CTGGGAGGCTACGCCGCCACCACGGCGCGGATTCTGCGTCAACTGGCGGCCGATCACCGCAGCGTGGCGATGATCCTGCTGGTGCCGGTCCTGGTCATCACCTTGATGTACTTCATGTTCGAAAATGCTCCGCACCGGCCGGGCAGCCCGTCGCCGTTCCACAACGCCTGTCTGATCCTGCTGGGCCTTTTCCCGCTTTTCTTGATGTTCGTGATCACGTCGATAACCATGCAGCGCGAACGGGCCTCGGGAACCCTGGAGCGGATCCTGACTACTCCGCTGCGCCGGCTCGATCTGCTGATCGCCTACGGGACGGCATTTTCGATAGCGGCCGCTACCCAAGCAGTTTTGGCCTGCGTCGTGTCGTTTTGGTTCCTCGGCTTCGACACCGCCGGCAGTCCAGTGTGGGTGTTTGTGATCGCGATCATCAACGCTGTGCTCGGTGTCGGGCTGGGCTTATTGTGTAGCGCGTTCGCCCGCACCGAATTTCAAGCTGTGCAGTTCATCCCGCTGGTGATGGTGCCGCAGCTGCTGCTGGCCGGCATTATCGTGCCGCGCGGCCTGATGGCTACCTGGCTGCAATGGATCAGCAACGTCCTGCCCGCGAGCTACGCGTTGGAGGCACTTCAGCAGGTGGGTGCGCATGCCGAGCTGACGAGCACCGCGGTCCGCGACATGGTCGTGGTGCTGGGCTTTGCGATCACGGCGTTGTGCCTGGCCGCGGCGACGCTGCGCCGGCGCACCCCATAG
- a CDS encoding acyl-CoA synthetase, whose protein sequence is MDLNLSAVMRPVERLVATAQNGLEVLRLGGLETGSAPSPFQVVESVSMYKLRRYFPPDTRPGQPPAGPPVLLVHPMMMSANMWDVTRQEGAVGILHAAGLDPWVIDFGEPDKVEGGMRRNLADHIVALSQAVDTTADVTGQDVHLAGYSQGGMFCYQAAAYRHSKSIASIVTFGSPVDTLAALPMGVPPNLAAAAANFMADHVFNRLAIPSWLARTGFQLLDPLKTAKARIDFLRQLHDREALLPREPQRRFLESEGWIAWSGPAVSELLKQFIAHNRMMTGGFAINGQLVTLTDITCPVLAFVGEVDDIGQPPAVRGIRRAAPNADVYEYTLRAGHFGLVVGSKAAQQTWPTVAAWVRWISGSGDKPADVMPMVERPVVPSQSGVALRSRVAHGVGEASEMALTLARGAADAVVAANKSVRTLAVETVRTLPRLARLGQINDHTRISLGRIIDEQAHDSPHGEFLLFDGRVHTYEAVNRRINNVVRGLIEVGVRQGDHVGVLMETRPSALVAIAALSRLGAVAVLMQPDSDLVAEARIGGVSEIIADPTNLDTARQLPGHVLVLGGGESRDLHLPEDADVIDMEKIDPDAVELPAWYRQNPGLARDLAFIGFTTTAGGELVAKQITNYRWALSAFGTASTAALGQGDTVYCLTPLHHESGLLVSLGGAVVGGARIALSRGLRPDRFVAEVRQYGVTVVSYTWAMLREVVDDRAFALHGNHPVRLFIGSGMPTGLWQRVVDAFAPAHVVEFFATTDGQAVLANVSGAKIGSKGRPLPGAGQVELGAYDAEHDLILENDRGFVQVADTNEVGVLLAQPRGPIDPSASVKRGVFAPADTWISTEYLFRRDADGDYWLVGRRGSVVRTARGIVYCEPITDALGFINGVDLAVTYGVPVRGQQVAVSAVTLRPGASITAADLTEAIAKMPPIGVGPDIVHVVPQMTLSATYRPTVSALRAAGIPKPGRHAWYFDPAGNQFRRLTASVRNELCGTHRPRGPA, encoded by the coding sequence GTGGATCTGAATCTTTCAGCGGTCATGCGGCCGGTCGAGCGTCTGGTGGCGACGGCGCAGAACGGCCTGGAGGTCTTGCGCCTAGGCGGCCTGGAAACCGGCTCGGCGCCGTCACCGTTCCAGGTCGTCGAGAGCGTATCCATGTACAAGCTGCGGCGCTATTTCCCGCCGGACACCCGTCCCGGCCAGCCGCCGGCCGGCCCCCCGGTGCTGCTGGTGCATCCGATGATGATGTCGGCCAACATGTGGGACGTCACCCGCCAGGAGGGCGCGGTCGGCATCCTGCATGCCGCCGGGCTGGATCCGTGGGTCATAGACTTCGGCGAACCCGACAAGGTCGAGGGCGGCATGCGCCGCAACCTGGCCGACCACATCGTCGCGCTCAGTCAAGCTGTCGACACGACCGCCGACGTCACCGGTCAGGACGTACACCTGGCGGGCTACTCCCAAGGCGGCATGTTCTGCTATCAGGCGGCCGCATACCGTCATTCGAAAAGCATCGCCAGCATTGTGACGTTCGGATCGCCGGTGGACACCCTGGCCGCTCTGCCGATGGGTGTTCCGCCCAATCTGGCCGCGGCGGCCGCCAATTTCATGGCGGACCATGTCTTCAATCGCTTGGCCATCCCGAGCTGGCTGGCGCGCACTGGTTTTCAGCTGCTCGACCCGCTCAAAACGGCCAAGGCCCGCATCGACTTCTTGCGGCAACTGCATGACCGTGAAGCGTTGCTGCCGCGAGAACCGCAGCGCAGGTTCCTGGAATCCGAAGGCTGGATCGCGTGGTCGGGGCCAGCGGTTTCTGAGCTGCTCAAGCAGTTCATCGCGCACAACCGGATGATGACCGGTGGTTTCGCGATCAACGGGCAACTGGTCACTCTCACCGACATCACCTGTCCGGTGCTGGCCTTCGTCGGCGAAGTGGATGACATCGGACAGCCCCCGGCCGTACGAGGCATCCGGCGCGCGGCACCCAACGCCGACGTATACGAATACACCTTGCGCGCAGGGCATTTCGGCCTCGTCGTCGGGTCAAAAGCGGCACAGCAAACCTGGCCGACTGTCGCGGCCTGGGTGCGCTGGATTTCCGGATCCGGCGACAAGCCGGCTGACGTCATGCCGATGGTCGAGCGGCCGGTGGTGCCTTCGCAATCTGGCGTCGCGCTGAGGTCGCGGGTTGCACACGGTGTCGGGGAGGCTTCGGAGATGGCGCTGACGCTGGCCCGTGGTGCGGCCGACGCCGTGGTCGCGGCCAACAAGTCGGTGCGCACCCTGGCGGTGGAAACCGTGCGCACACTGCCGAGACTGGCGCGGCTGGGCCAGATCAACGATCACACCCGGATCTCTCTCGGCAGGATCATCGACGAACAAGCCCACGACTCGCCACATGGCGAATTCCTGCTATTCGACGGGCGAGTCCACACTTACGAGGCGGTCAACCGGCGCATCAACAATGTGGTGCGCGGCCTGATCGAAGTCGGCGTGCGGCAGGGCGATCACGTCGGTGTGCTGATGGAGACCCGGCCGAGTGCACTGGTCGCCATCGCTGCACTGTCGCGGCTGGGTGCGGTCGCGGTGCTGATGCAGCCCGACAGTGACCTGGTTGCGGAAGCACGGATCGGTGGTGTCAGCGAGATCATTGCCGACCCGACCAATCTCGACACCGCGCGTCAGTTGCCGGGCCACGTGTTGGTCCTGGGGGGCGGCGAATCGCGCGACCTGCATCTTCCCGAGGACGCCGACGTTATCGACATGGAAAAGATCGACCCCGACGCGGTCGAGCTTCCCGCCTGGTATCGCCAGAACCCGGGCCTGGCGCGGGATCTGGCGTTCATCGGGTTCACCACCACCGCCGGCGGCGAGTTGGTGGCCAAGCAGATTACCAACTACCGCTGGGCATTGTCGGCGTTCGGGACGGCCTCGACCGCTGCCCTCGGGCAGGGGGACACCGTGTACTGCCTGACCCCACTGCACCATGAATCCGGTCTGCTGGTCAGCCTGGGCGGTGCGGTGGTCGGCGGCGCCCGTATCGCGCTGTCGCGCGGGCTGCGCCCGGACCGGTTCGTCGCCGAGGTCCGGCAGTACGGGGTCACCGTGGTGTCCTACACCTGGGCCATGTTGCGCGAGGTCGTCGATGACCGGGCGTTTGCCTTGCACGGCAACCACCCGGTGCGGCTCTTCATCGGCTCGGGGATGCCAACGGGCTTGTGGCAGCGCGTCGTCGACGCCTTCGCCCCTGCCCATGTCGTCGAGTTCTTCGCCACCACCGATGGGCAAGCCGTGCTGGCCAACGTGTCCGGTGCCAAGATCGGCAGCAAAGGCCGCCCGCTCCCGGGGGCCGGGCAGGTCGAGCTGGGGGCCTACGACGCCGAGCACGACCTGATCCTGGAAAACGACCGCGGGTTCGTGCAGGTCGCCGACACCAACGAAGTGGGTGTGTTGCTGGCCCAGCCGCGCGGGCCGATCGACCCGAGCGCCTCAGTCAAACGTGGTGTGTTCGCGCCGGCCGATACCTGGATATCGACCGAGTACCTGTTCCGCCGCGACGCCGACGGGGACTACTGGTTGGTGGGACGGCGCGGCTCGGTGGTCCGCACCGCGCGCGGAATCGTTTACTGCGAGCCGATCACCGACGCGCTGGGCTTCATCAACGGTGTCGACCTTGCGGTGACCTACGGGGTGCCGGTGCGCGGCCAACAAGTGGCGGTGTCGGCGGTGACGCTGCGGCCCGGGGCCAGCATCACCGCTGCCGATCTGACCGAGGCCATCGCGAAGATGCCGCCGATCGGGGTGGGGCCCGACATCGTGCACGTGGTGCCCCAGATGACGCTGAGCGCCACCTACCGGCCCACCGTCAGCGCGTTGCGGGCCGCCGGGATTCCCAAGCCGGGACGCCATGCGTGGTATTTCGATCCGGCGGGCAATCAATTCCGCCGGTTGACCGCGTCGGTGCGCAACGAGCTCTGCGGCACACACCGACCCAGGGGCCCCGCATGA
- a CDS encoding ABC transporter ATP-binding protein, protein MMSSSSDELLPSGDRIAVDIKHLRVIRGKRPALHDFSVQIARGTITGLLGPSGCGKTTLMRCIVGTQIVTAGRVTVLGRPAGSAVLRRRVGYMPQDPTIYNDLRIIDNVRYFASLYGFDSHAADAAIELVGLSDHRAAYCGNLSGGQRTRVSLACALVCRPELLVLDEPTVGLDPVLRADLWGQFHDLAHGGTTLLVSSHVMDEADHCGDLLLMREGHLVAHTTPNRLREETGCTALEEAFLSIINRSTARAAGPRAG, encoded by the coding sequence ATGATGAGTTCATCAAGTGATGAATTACTGCCGAGCGGTGATCGCATCGCCGTCGATATCAAGCACCTGCGCGTGATCCGCGGCAAAAGGCCAGCGCTGCACGACTTTTCGGTACAGATTGCGCGCGGCACCATCACCGGCCTGCTCGGTCCTTCCGGCTGCGGCAAGACCACCCTGATGCGCTGCATCGTCGGCACCCAGATCGTCACCGCAGGTCGGGTCACAGTCCTGGGCCGGCCGGCCGGGTCGGCCGTGCTGCGCCGACGCGTCGGATACATGCCGCAGGACCCGACCATTTACAACGACCTGCGAATCATCGACAACGTCCGCTACTTCGCGTCGCTGTACGGGTTCGACAGCCACGCGGCCGACGCGGCTATCGAGCTGGTGGGGCTGTCCGACCACCGCGCCGCCTACTGTGGAAACCTTTCCGGAGGCCAGCGCACCAGGGTATCGCTGGCCTGCGCGCTGGTCTGCCGGCCCGAGTTGCTCGTGCTGGACGAACCGACGGTGGGTCTCGACCCGGTGCTGCGCGCGGATTTGTGGGGCCAGTTCCATGATTTGGCCCACGGCGGCACCACTTTGCTGGTTTCCAGTCACGTGATGGACGAAGCCGACCACTGCGGTGACCTGTTGCTGATGCGTGAGGGTCATTTGGTCGCCCACACCACACCGAACCGACTACGAGAGGAAACCGGATGCACGGCACTGGAGGAAGCGTTTCTGTCCATCATCAACCGCAGCACCGCGCGAGCAGCCGGCCCCCGAGCCGGATAG